In Thamnophis elegans isolate rThaEle1 chromosome 4, rThaEle1.pri, whole genome shotgun sequence, the following proteins share a genomic window:
- the CALM2 gene encoding calmodulin-2 — protein sequence MADQLTEEQIAEFKEAFSLFDKDGDGTITTKELGTVMRSLGQNPTEAELQDMINEVDADGNGTIDFPEFLTMMARKMKDTDSEEEIREAFRVFDKDGNGYISAAELRHVMTNLGEKLTDEEVDEMIREADIDGDGQVNYEEFVQMMTAK from the exons ATG GCTGATCAACTGACAGAAGAGCAGATCGCAG AATTCAAGGAAGCCTTTTCACTATTTGACAAAGATGGAGATGGCACAATAACAACAAAAGAATTGGGGACAGTGATGAGGTCACTTGGTCAGAATCCCACAGAAGCAGAATTACAGGACATGATCAATGAAGTAGATGCTGAtg GTAATGGCACAATTGACTTCCCAGAATTTTTGACAAtgatggcaagaaaaatgaaggaCACAGACAGTGAGGAAGAAATTAGAGAAGCATTCCGTGTATTTGATAAG GATGGTAACGGTTATATTAGTGCTGCAGAACTTCGCCATGTGATGACAAATCTCGGAGAGAAGCTAACAGATGAAGAAGTTGATGAGATGATTAGAGAAGCAGATATCGATGGTGATGGTCAAGTAAACTATGAAG agtTTGTACAAATGATGACAGCAAAGTGA